A genomic window from Nostoc sp. PCC 7524 includes:
- a CDS encoding helix-turn-helix domain-containing protein yields the protein MAQIYQLFKKAMDRYGVQGKELAAMVGISPNHLSDFRNGKKWVSQETLTSLLEGMEQLSPGSKRYFCELLAGEQLGEKEDAAKSLVKMIEAANDDEMEAAMIAIGRKWKQLRLGRIHNEDVDQAIAV from the coding sequence ATGGCTCAGATTTACCAGCTATTCAAAAAGGCAATGGATCGTTATGGAGTCCAGGGTAAAGAGCTTGCAGCTATGGTTGGCATTAGTCCTAATCACTTATCTGATTTTCGCAACGGGAAAAAGTGGGTTAGCCAGGAAACCTTGACAAGCTTACTAGAAGGCATGGAGCAACTTAGCCCTGGTTCAAAACGCTACTTTTGTGAGTTGCTTGCTGGGGAACAGCTAGGTGAAAAAGAAGACGCTGCTAAAAGCTTGGTGAAAATGATTGAAGCTGCTAACGATGATGAAATGGAAGCGGCGATGATTGCCATTGGTCGCAAGTGGAAGCAATTGCGCCTTGGACGCATCCACAACGAGGATGTTGATCAAGCGATCGCAGTATAG
- a CDS encoding MarR family transcriptional regulator: MKIDGKFYPLQNSEWVKICKSLTKSQISILYYVRSLDPYGNGMKIRASKIAEDLGITKRAVNAAIAVLEEKGYINLEDIDYSVKVSAGGCLCLEKLGAEETSEPIFDCDTTPTVTQVGTEFPTQEQNFPLEKKNSHLGTEFPDREQNFPTENRISHQEPEVPTEQEPQDSKINKTYSEFINTLSEEERANFLEFCEEKTKNLSKPVNDIEAWLAHTNKAGKNRWEVYYEKFVAATQKAQEPEYRSGRGREMMQKFHEELEEQRRQAMRMCGNTV, from the coding sequence GTGAAGATAGACGGTAAATTCTACCCACTACAAAACTCTGAATGGGTAAAAATTTGTAAAAGCCTTACCAAATCCCAAATCAGTATTCTTTACTATGTGCGATCGCTTGATCCTTATGGCAATGGCATGAAAATTAGAGCCTCCAAGATTGCTGAGGATTTGGGAATTACTAAACGTGCTGTTAATGCAGCGATCGCAGTGTTAGAGGAAAAAGGCTACATCAATTTAGAAGACATTGATTACTCGGTAAAAGTTTCTGCTGGTGGGTGTTTGTGTCTTGAAAAGTTGGGAGCGGAGGAAACCTCTGAGCCAATTTTTGACTGTGACACTACGCCAACTGTCACACAAGTGGGAACAGAATTTCCCACCCAGGAACAGAATTTCCCACTTGAGAAAAAGAATTCCCACTTGGGAACAGAATTTCCCGACCGGGAACAGAATTTCCCGACCGAGAACAGAATTTCCCACCAAGAGCCTGAAGTGCCTACTGAGCAAGAACCGCAGGACTCTAAGATTAATAAGACTTATTCAGAATTTATAAATACTCTCTCAGAAGAAGAGCGAGCGAATTTTTTGGAATTTTGTGAGGAAAAAACCAAGAATTTGAGCAAGCCAGTAAACGATATTGAGGCTTGGTTAGCACACACCAATAAGGCTGGGAAAAACCGTTGGGAGGTTTATTACGAAAAATTTGTAGCGGCTACCCAAAAAGCGCAAGAGCCAGAATATAGAAGCGGTCGGGGTAGGGAAATGATGCAAAAGTTTCACGAGGAACTTGAAGAACAACGTCGGCAAGCTATGCGAATGTGTGGGAACACAGTATGA
- the dnaB gene encoding replicative DNA helicase: protein MTEELSFQRLSHDRLPPQNIEAEEAILGGIMLDPEAITRVSDRLIPEAFYISAHKDIYQAAVLLHSQGKPTDLLAITNWLADHDLLVRIGGRNKLAALVDRTVSAVNIDALAGLVMDKYLRRQLIKAGNEIVHLGYETETELPKIMDQSEQKVFQVAHQTINSNTEHNSTINIAAYEQLDTNNPIYPTGLHELDDLLLGFENGTLTIVGGRPSMGKSQIALFLALQMILLHNLPVAIFSLEMTKKQLEYRLWSLISVTDAYKHLGVTPLRSDRIRRHRSGNKPLADWEFATIAKIVNIASELPLYMNDSRGITVSGIASECRQIKAKQGKLGLVVVDYLQMMAEDSGGNRSYELGDVARGLYKMAGDLDVPVLALSQISRGVESRQNKRPMMSDLSQSGILEMVADNIILAYRDEYYNPDTTDQGILELIVAKARHGETGTAAVFFDKTYGIIKNLR from the coding sequence ATGACTGAAGAACTAAGTTTTCAACGGTTAAGTCATGACCGCCTGCCACCTCAAAACATTGAGGCGGAAGAGGCTATCTTGGGTGGAATCATGCTAGACCCAGAAGCGATCACTAGAGTCAGCGATCGCTTAATTCCAGAAGCTTTTTACATCAGCGCCCACAAAGATATTTATCAAGCAGCTGTGCTACTCCACAGTCAGGGTAAACCCACAGACTTGCTAGCGATTACCAACTGGCTTGCTGACCACGATTTACTTGTCCGTATCGGCGGCAGAAATAAGTTAGCAGCTTTGGTAGACCGCACTGTGTCAGCTGTTAACATCGATGCCTTGGCAGGGTTAGTAATGGATAAATATCTGCGACGGCAGTTGATTAAAGCCGGCAATGAAATTGTGCATCTAGGTTATGAGACGGAAACTGAGTTACCCAAAATCATGGATCAATCAGAGCAGAAGGTGTTTCAGGTTGCTCATCAAACCATTAATTCCAACACCGAACATAACAGCACAATTAATATTGCTGCCTACGAGCAATTAGATACAAATAACCCCATATACCCTACAGGACTGCATGAGCTTGATGATTTATTGCTGGGATTTGAAAATGGCACACTCACCATAGTTGGCGGCAGGCCATCAATGGGTAAAAGCCAGATTGCTTTATTTTTGGCACTCCAAATGATTCTTCTCCACAATTTACCAGTGGCTATTTTCTCCTTGGAGATGACTAAAAAGCAGTTAGAGTACAGGTTATGGAGTTTAATTAGTGTCACTGATGCCTACAAACATTTAGGTGTAACGCCACTAAGAAGCGATCGCATCCGCAGACATCGTTCAGGTAATAAACCCCTAGCAGACTGGGAATTCGCCACCATTGCCAAAATTGTTAACATTGCCTCAGAACTGCCTCTATACATGAATGACTCCAGAGGCATCACTGTTTCTGGAATTGCTAGTGAATGTCGTCAAATTAAAGCCAAACAAGGAAAGTTAGGTTTGGTTGTGGTTGATTATCTGCAAATGATGGCAGAGGACTCTGGTGGTAATCGCAGTTATGAACTAGGTGATGTGGCCAGAGGACTTTACAAAATGGCTGGGGATTTGGATGTACCTGTACTAGCACTATCACAAATATCCAGGGGAGTAGAAAGTAGGCAGAATAAACGTCCGATGATGAGCGACCTGAGCCAGTCGGGAATCCTAGAAATGGTAGCAGACAATATTATCTTGGCCTACCGCGACGAATACTATAACCCAGATACTACAGACCAAGGAATTTTAGAACTAATTGTGGCTAAGGCACGGCATGGTGAGACAGGTACAGCCGCCGTTTTCTTTGATAAGACCTACGGAATTATTAAAAATCTTAGGTGA